A genomic region of Solanum dulcamara chromosome 2, daSolDulc1.2, whole genome shotgun sequence contains the following coding sequences:
- the LOC129879990 gene encoding transcription factor HHO3, producing the protein MMINNNSFTEKMERCQQYIDALEEERTKIQVFSRELPLCLELVTQAIETYKQQLSGTTTEYNLNAQSTECSEDEHTSSDVPVLEEFIPLKRTFSHEDQDEDEENESHKSKSFINNNNNNTSNSTSSKDTKNKKSDWLRSVQLWNQTSDPIPKEELTPKKVLVVEVKKNGSGGAFHPFKKEKNVVAAAEETPVINGVTPAATTSSTAENGGGTKKEDKDGQRKQRRCWSPELHRRFLHSLQQLGGSHVATPKQIRELMKVDGLTNDEVKSHLQKYRLHTRRPSPSSIHNNHLHQSPPQFMVVGGIWVPPPEYAAAIAAAAPAASGEASGVANSNGIYAPIATHPKGPLHDHASGGTLKQLRQHNKKSSRSGQHNKKSSRSERDDSYCHSDGGDVHSNSPATSSSTHTTTASPAY; encoded by the exons ATGATGATCAACAACAACAGTTTCACAGAGAAAATGGAGAGATGTCAACAATATATTGATGctcttgaagaagaaagaacaaAGATTCAAGTTTTCTCTAGAGAACTTCCACTTTGTCTTGAACTTGTCACTCAAG CTATTGAAACATACAAGCAACAATTATCTGGGACAACAACAGAGTACAACCTTAATGCACAATCTACTGAATGTTCTGAGGATGAACATACATCTAGTGATGTTCCTGTTTTGGAAGAATTTATTCCATTAAAAAGAACGTTTTCTCATGAAgatcaagatgaagatgaagaaaatgaatctcataaatcaaaatcttttattaataacaataataataatactagtaATTCTACTAGTTCAAAggacaccaaaaataaaaaatctgatTGGCTTAGATCTGTTCAGCTCTGGAATCAAACTTCAGATCCCATTCCAAAAGAg GAATTAACACCTAAAAAGGTGTTGGTTGTAGAAGTGAAGAAAAATGGAAGTGGAGGAGCATTTCATCCTttcaagaaagagaaaaatgttgTCGCCGCCGCGGAAGAAACACCGGTAATTAACGGTGTTACTCCAGCGGCGACAACTAGTTCCACGGCGGAAAATGGCGGCGGAACTAAGAAAGAAGATAAAGATGGacaaagaaaacaaagacgGTGTTGGTCACCAGAGTTACATAGAAGATTCTTACATTCCTTGCAACAACTTGGTGGCTCtcatg ttGCTACTCCAAAACAAATTAGGGAGTTAATGAAGGTGGATGGACTCACTAATGATGAAGTTAAAAGTCATTTACAG AAATATAGATTACACACGAGAAGACCTAGTCCTTCATCAATTCACAACAATCACCTCCACCAATCACCACCACAATTCATGGTCGTCGGAGGAATATGGGTCCCACCACCGGAATACGCTGCCGCCATAGCCGCTGCAGCACCAGCGGCCTCGGGCGAAGCGTCGGGAGTTgccaactcaaatggaatcTATGCCCCTATTGCCACCCATCCAAAGGGTCCACTCCATGATCATGCATCTGGAGGAACCCTAAAACAATTAAGGCAACACAACAAGAAGTCGTCGCGCTCAGGGCAACACAACAAGAAGTCGTCGCGCTCTGAGCGCGACGACAGCTACTGTCACAGTGATGGTGGCGACGTGCATTCGAATTCTCCGGCGACGTCCTCTTCTACACATACCACTACTGCTTCACCAGCTTACTAA